The proteins below are encoded in one region of Penicillium psychrofluorescens genome assembly, chromosome: 4:
- a CDS encoding uncharacterized protein (ID:PFLUO_006889-T1.cds;~source:funannotate), whose product MDFDNLKNQVSNLTLYDLKAGVRKVQNAVMNYTEMESKVREATNNEPWGASTTLMQEISSGTHNYQLLNEIMPIIYKRFTDKAAEEWRQIYKSLQLLEFLVKNGSERVVDDARSHMSLLRMLRQFHYIDMNGKDQGINVRNRSSELVKLLGDVDQIRTERKKARANRNKFSGFEGGMNVGSSMSSGRYGGFGSESMGYGGYSGGVYGDGGGFGGATSSDFQDSGRRQNRFDEYDEYDEADAAPARRPGASPAARAKPEAKKPEPVPDLFDFGDDEPPAPASTAAGKQPASSALNMLDASPADDDDFDDFQSATPATSQATSSNQFAIPPPAATHSTNSSTQFVAPQPVSASQGANINGLVGFTSATPTPSTGSITSPMSQTAPTQQQQKPMAPKPSGYQAATPNYFTSVATSTTPSQPQFSQAAPSSASSTAAAPSATANKPAAAKPSGDAFGSLWSTASASAGIQKTNTGNKGPNLASMAKEKASAGIWGAPAQSSSATTPSMGQQQQKSTGSSGLDDLLG is encoded by the exons ATGGATTTCGACAACCTCAAGAACCAGGTTAGCAACCTGACCTTGTACGATCTCAAGGCGGGTGTCCGCAAGGTGCAGAATG CTGTCATGAACTATACCGAAATGGAGTCCAAG GTTCGGGAGGCTACAAACAATGAACCTTGGGGTGCTTCGACCACTTTGATGCAGGAGATTTCCAGTGGAACTCACAACTA CCAACTGCTCAACGAGATCATGCCGATCATCTACAAGCGCTTCACCGACAAGGCTGCGGAGGAATGGAGACAGATCTACAAG AGCCTTCAACTTCTCGAATTCCTTGTCAAGAACGGATCAGAACGGGTCGTCGACGATGCGAGATCTCACATGTCCCTGCTGCGGATGCTCCGGCAGTTCCACTACATTGATATGAATGGGAAGGACCAGGGTATCAACGTGCGCAATCGGTCCTCAGAGCTGGTGAAGTTGCTGGGTGATGTGGATCAGATCCGGAccgagaggaagaaggccCGGGCCAACCGGAACAAGTTCAGTGGGTTTGAAGGTGGCATGAACGTCGGAAGCAGCATGAGCTCTGGTCGGTATGGAGGCTTTGGGAGTGAGAGCATGGGATACGGCGGGTACAGCGGAGGTGTATACGGAGATGGGGGAGGGTTCGGGGGCGCTACCTCCTCTGACTTCCAGGACTCGGGGCGCAGACAAAATCGGTTCGATGAGTACGACGAGTACGACGAGGCGGACGCTGCTCCTGCGCGCCGGCCTGGAGCTAGCCCTGCTGCTCGCGCGAAGCCGGAGGCTAAGAAGCCAGAACCAGTACCGGATCTCTTCGACTTtggcgacgacgagcccCCAGCGCCCGCCTCCACTGCTGCAGGCAAGCAGCCCGCGAGCAGCGCTCTGAACATGTTGGACGCTAGCCcggccgacgacgacgattTCGATGACTTCCAGTCCGCAACGCCGGCCACCTCGCAGGCCACCTCGTCGAATCAGTTCGCCATCCCGCCCCCAGCGGCCACCCACAGCACAAACTCCAGCACACAGTTCGTCGCCCCGCAGCCTGTCTCCGCGTCGCAGGGTGCCAACATCAACGGCTTGGTCGGCTTCACATCAGCCACCCCGACGCCCTCGACCGGCTCGATCACTTCCCCCATGTCGCAGACTGCGCCCacccagcagcaacagaagCCCATGGCCCCCAAGCCGTCGGGCTACCAAGCTGCAACCCCCAACTACTTCACCTCTGTcgccacttccaccaccccctcGCAACCCCAGTTCTCTCAAGCCGCGCCGTCAtccgcctcctccacggCAGCAGCCCCCTCCGCCACAGCGAACAAACCCGCTGCCGCGAAGCCTTCCGGGGACGCCTTCGGCTCGCTTTGGTCcaccgccagcgccagcgccggCATCCAGAAGACCAATACCGGAAATAAGGGGCCCAACCTCGCCAGCATGGCAAAGGAGAAGGCCAGTGCCGGCATCTGGGGCGCGCCCGCGCAGTCCTCCAGCGCTACTACTCCATCGAtgggccagcagcagcagaagtCGACCGGTAGCTctggtcttgatgacctgCTTGGATAG